In a single window of the Olivibacter sp. SDN3 genome:
- a CDS encoding transposase produces MHRKFDDSFKIMAVDLSVVKGSVADVAKELDIDPSLLSKWRRNPRYNGNKVLPDNPKISPEEQELRILRKKLRDTELERDILKKAIAIFSRGDGPYTGS; encoded by the coding sequence ATGCATAGAAAATTTGATGATTCGTTTAAGATAATGGCGGTCGATTTGAGCGTTGTTAAGGGATCTGTAGCCGATGTAGCTAAGGAATTAGACATAGACCCCAGTTTACTGAGTAAATGGCGTAGAAATCCACGTTATAATGGGAATAAGGTTTTACCTGACAATCCCAAGATCAGTCCGGAGGAGCAGGAGTTAAGGATTTTACGCAAGAAATTAAGAGATACAGAATTAGAACGCGATATCTTAAAAAAGGCCATAGCCATCTTCTCCAGGGGAGACGGTCCATATACCGGTTCATAA
- a CDS encoding IS3 family transposase: protein MRTRYLKKGHSHLLQGRRSIYRFIKENREVYSVEKMCEVLNVSSSCFYRWLVWPESPREQRSKALVDKIQQVHSDSKYIYGSPRITAELHKKGEMVSRSYVARLMKKHGIRSKVKKKYRVTTDSSHSYRIAENLLQRDFSADSLSQKWVSDITYIHTGKGWLYLTTVIDLADRKVIGWSLSTDMTTKNTSVQAIKMAIRNRGIKDGLIFHSDRGIQYACDEFRRVIVKNKILQSMSRKANCWDNAVAESFFKTLKAEMIYHRKFIDQQSAKLEIFGYIEGFYNTKRTHSALGYKTPKQIEEMLLEKEKMAA, encoded by the coding sequence ATTAGAACGCGATATCTTAAAAAAGGCCATAGCCATCTTCTCCAGGGGAGACGGTCCATATACCGGTTCATAAAGGAGAACCGAGAAGTATATTCCGTAGAGAAGATGTGCGAAGTATTGAACGTTAGCAGCAGTTGTTTTTACCGTTGGCTGGTTTGGCCCGAATCCCCCAGGGAACAACGCAGTAAAGCACTTGTGGATAAAATACAGCAGGTACACAGTGACAGTAAGTATATCTATGGCAGCCCACGGATAACCGCAGAGCTGCACAAAAAAGGTGAAATGGTATCAAGAAGCTACGTAGCAAGATTGATGAAGAAACATGGGATACGAAGTAAGGTTAAGAAAAAATATAGGGTGACCACAGATTCGAGCCATAGTTATAGGATAGCTGAAAATCTCCTCCAAAGAGATTTTTCAGCGGATTCCCTATCGCAAAAATGGGTTAGCGACATTACTTACATCCATACCGGCAAAGGGTGGCTTTATCTAACAACGGTTATCGATCTGGCGGACAGAAAAGTCATTGGATGGTCTTTAAGCACCGATATGACGACTAAAAACACTTCTGTACAAGCCATCAAAATGGCTATTAGAAACCGAGGTATCAAAGATGGTCTTATCTTCCATTCGGATAGAGGGATCCAATATGCCTGCGATGAATTCAGGAGGGTAATTGTAAAAAACAAGATACTTCAAAGCATGAGTAGGAAGGCCAATTGCTGGGACAATGCAGTAGCTGAGAGCTTTTTCAAGACACTAAAGGCTGAAATGATCTACCATAGAAAATTCATCGATCAGCAATCGGCTAAATTGGAGATCTTTGGATATATTGAAGGTTTTTATAATACCAAAAGAACACATTCTGCCCTGGGATATAAAACCCCTAAGCAGATCGAAGAGATGCTATTGGAAAAAGAGAAAATGGCAGCATAA
- a CDS encoding transposase produces MPQCHKAQGNRIIEVNHRLNELKTRARERLTSETGKYHRSKRPIEVEAVFGQMKSNNRFNRLTMRGLEKVDIEFALMCIGHNLRKWSKKLLKTTSSGPNNEPKYNNPLIYDPKWINYCYQPLVAE; encoded by the coding sequence ATTCCACAGTGCCATAAAGCGCAGGGAAACAGGATCATCGAAGTCAACCACCGGTTGAACGAACTGAAGACCAGGGCACGCGAACGTCTAACATCGGAAACAGGAAAGTACCACCGGAGTAAACGCCCCATAGAAGTGGAGGCGGTCTTCGGACAGATGAAAAGCAACAACAGATTCAACAGGTTAACCATGAGGGGGCTTGAAAAGGTCGATATTGAGTTCGCCCTGATGTGTATAGGGCATAACCTGAGAAAATGGTCGAAAAAGCTCCTGAAAACAACTTCGTCAGGCCCAAACAACGAACCTAAATACAATAATCCCCTTATTTATGACCCCAAATGGATAAACTACTGCTATCAACCATTGGTCGCAGAGTAA
- a CDS encoding MarR family winged helix-turn-helix transcriptional regulator, whose protein sequence is MQTEPYNMYSFILDRTARRVKQYAQAAFANNGFDITLDQWMVLKSLHEFSDLSQRELAERCGKDQPTLTRIVDILVKKQLAERRVHPNDRRSFIVHLTEQGKLKVAEFSPEIKKIRTKAWENLDEEDFNQLARILNTIYNNLEL, encoded by the coding sequence ATGCAAACAGAACCTTATAACATGTATTCTTTCATACTCGATCGCACTGCTCGTCGGGTAAAGCAATATGCGCAAGCGGCCTTTGCCAATAACGGATTCGATATTACGCTAGATCAATGGATGGTTTTAAAAAGTCTTCATGAGTTTTCAGATCTTTCACAAAGAGAACTAGCAGAACGTTGTGGGAAAGACCAACCTACATTAACCCGTATAGTAGATATTCTCGTAAAAAAACAGCTAGCCGAGCGACGTGTACACCCCAACGACAGGAGAAGTTTTATTGTACATCTTACAGAACAGGGAAAATTAAAAGTCGCTGAGTTTTCTCCAGAAATTAAAAAGATACGTACAAAAGCATGGGAAAATCTAGATGAAGAGGATTTCAATCAATTGGCACGCATACTGAATACAATATATAATAACTTAGAGCTGTAA
- a CDS encoding NAD(P)/FAD-dependent oxidoreductase, with amino-acid sequence MITTDICIIGAGPVGLFAVFEAGLLKMRCHLIDALPQVGGQLSEIYPHKPIYDIPGYPTIKAQELIDRQMEQIAPFHPTFTLGERVESLEKQSDDSYLIFGNEGTNIHAKVVVIAGGLGSFEPRKPDIPGLSTYEGKGVSYMVKNPELFRDRKVAIAGGGDSALDWAIFLSEIAQRVTLIHRSDNFRGAPDSAAKVFELAQAGKIDLLLSHNIHSVDGYGHLNRVGVVNKQQETSFIEVDALIPLFGLSPKLGAIANWGLNIDKSAIAVDTFDYSTNIERIYAIGDINTYPGKLKLILCGYHEAALMAQSAFKYVYPEQKLSFKYTTVNGINAF; translated from the coding sequence ATGATAACAACAGATATATGTATTATTGGTGCAGGCCCAGTCGGTCTATTTGCGGTATTTGAAGCAGGTCTTCTAAAAATGCGCTGTCATTTAATAGATGCCTTGCCGCAAGTGGGTGGCCAACTCTCAGAAATATATCCACATAAACCCATATACGACATTCCCGGATATCCCACCATTAAGGCACAGGAGCTTATCGACAGACAGATGGAACAGATAGCGCCCTTTCATCCTACTTTTACTTTAGGTGAGCGTGTAGAGTCACTTGAAAAACAATCTGATGATTCATACCTGATTTTTGGGAACGAGGGCACAAATATACATGCGAAAGTAGTTGTTATAGCGGGTGGTTTAGGTTCTTTTGAACCTCGTAAACCTGATATACCAGGCCTTTCTACTTATGAAGGAAAGGGAGTAAGTTATATGGTAAAAAACCCTGAATTATTCAGAGACCGCAAAGTAGCCATCGCTGGAGGAGGTGATTCTGCCTTAGATTGGGCAATCTTTCTTAGCGAAATTGCGCAACGTGTCACACTTATCCATCGGAGCGACAATTTCAGGGGAGCTCCAGATTCTGCCGCGAAAGTATTTGAGTTAGCACAAGCTGGAAAAATCGACTTGTTACTATCACACAATATACATAGTGTAGACGGGTATGGCCATTTAAATAGAGTTGGCGTAGTGAACAAGCAACAAGAAACTTCTTTCATCGAAGTCGATGCATTAATTCCTTTGTTCGGCTTGAGTCCTAAACTAGGAGCAATCGCAAACTGGGGCTTGAACATCGATAAATCGGCGATAGCAGTCGACACATTCGATTATTCAACCAACATTGAACGCATCTATGCTATAGGTGATATTAACACCTATCCAGGCAAATTAAAACTGATATTATGTGGATACCATGAAGCCGCCTTAATGGCACAAAGTGCTTTTAAGTACGTGTATCCCGAACAAAAATTGAGTTTCAAATACACCACGGTCAACGGTATCAACGCTTTTTAA
- a CDS encoding 2Fe-2S iron-sulfur cluster-binding protein → MIHITVEDRNGCTQVIEIPEDINLSLMEILKASEYNILATCGGMALCATCHVEVQAGITHLHEPSEEELDMLDALPDADENSRLACQIRLSEQLDGLQVKIKGTLNE, encoded by the coding sequence ATGATTCATATTACAGTTGAAGATCGAAATGGCTGCACACAAGTGATAGAAATTCCGGAAGACATCAATTTAAGCTTAATGGAAATTCTGAAAGCTTCTGAATACAATATATTAGCTACCTGTGGGGGCATGGCCCTCTGCGCAACATGTCATGTTGAAGTACAGGCTGGCATAACGCACTTGCATGAGCCGTCGGAAGAAGAGCTAGATATGCTGGACGCTTTACCTGATGCTGATGAGAACAGTAGGCTCGCTTGCCAAATAAGGCTTTCTGAACAGCTTGATGGTCTCCAAGTGAAAATCAAAGGCACCTTGAATGAGTAG
- a CDS encoding hydroxymethylglutaryl-CoA lyase, which yields MIEITECPRDAMQGIHHFIPTEIKATYLNLLLKVGFDRLDFGSFVSPKAIPQLIDTVDVLHRLDLSQTSTKLLAIIANVRGAIEACTHKEISFLGFPFSVSETFQLRNTNAGITDSLERVKEIISLCDKHNKQPLVYLSMAFGNPYNDPWSPEIVTEYTEQLVQMGIKNLMLADTTGVSTPENIKQLYDTLHASFPTIDLGMHLHSTPPTVVKKIEAAFNSGCKRFDTALGGYGGCPMASDKLTGNIATEALLSFLKDKGNFAAINEEALFQAQSYSNKKVFRP from the coding sequence ATGATCGAGATTACCGAATGTCCGAGAGATGCGATGCAGGGCATCCATCATTTTATACCCACCGAAATCAAGGCAACATACCTCAATCTACTGCTTAAGGTTGGATTCGATCGTTTGGATTTCGGAAGTTTTGTCTCGCCGAAGGCAATACCCCAATTAATTGATACGGTAGATGTCTTACATCGATTAGACCTTTCACAAACTTCAACAAAACTCCTTGCTATCATTGCTAATGTACGTGGAGCAATAGAGGCTTGTACCCACAAAGAAATAAGTTTTTTAGGCTTTCCCTTTTCTGTTTCCGAAACTTTTCAGCTACGCAATACGAATGCGGGCATTACAGATTCGCTTGAGCGTGTGAAAGAAATCATATCACTCTGTGACAAACATAATAAACAGCCGCTTGTATATTTATCAATGGCTTTCGGAAATCCATATAACGATCCTTGGAGCCCAGAAATTGTCACCGAGTATACAGAGCAATTAGTGCAGATGGGAATCAAAAACCTAATGTTGGCAGATACCACAGGCGTATCGACTCCTGAAAACATCAAACAGCTATACGATACATTGCATGCGAGCTTCCCAACAATCGATCTCGGTATGCACCTGCACAGCACGCCGCCTACAGTAGTGAAAAAAATAGAAGCCGCTTTCAATAGTGGTTGCAAGCGCTTTGATACTGCATTAGGTGGATATGGTGGTTGCCCAATGGCAAGTGACAAGCTAACTGGAAACATCGCTACCGAGGCCTTATTAAGCTTTCTAAAGGATAAGGGCAATTTTGCGGCGATTAACGAAGAGGCACTTTTTCAAGCACAAAGCTATAGTAATAAAAAAGTTTTTCGGCCATAG
- the rplT gene encoding 50S ribosomal protein L20 codes for MPRSVNAVASRRRRKKILKLAKGYYGSRSKVYTIAKNTVEKGLQYAYRDRKTKKREFRALWIQRINAGARQHGISYSQLIGKLNAKDIGLNRKVLADLALNNPDAFKAVIDTVK; via the coding sequence ATGCCACGTTCGGTTAACGCAGTAGCTTCGAGAAGAAGAAGAAAAAAGATCCTTAAATTAGCCAAGGGTTACTATGGGTCACGTAGCAAGGTTTACACCATTGCTAAAAATACGGTTGAAAAAGGTTTGCAATATGCTTATCGCGACCGTAAAACCAAGAAAAGAGAATTTAGAGCATTATGGATTCAACGTATCAATGCGGGTGCCCGTCAACACGGAATTTCTTATTCTCAATTGATAGGTAAGTTAAATGCTAAGGATATCGGCTTAAACCGTAAGGTTTTAGCAGACTTAGCTTTGAACAACCCAGACGCTTTCAAAGCAGTAATTGATACAGTTAAATAA
- the rpmI gene encoding 50S ribosomal protein L35, whose amino-acid sequence MPKVKTNSSAKKRFAITGTGKIKRKHAYKSHILTKKSTKRKRNLTQTGLVADGDMGNVKRMLAIGK is encoded by the coding sequence ATGCCAAAAGTAAAAACCAATTCCAGTGCAAAAAAGCGTTTCGCTATTACTGGAACAGGTAAGATCAAGAGAAAACACGCATATAAAAGCCATATCTTAACCAAGAAGAGTACTAAGCGCAAGCGTAATTTAACGCAGACGGGTTTGGTAGCTGATGGAGATATGGGCAATGTAAAACGTATGCTTGCTATCGGGAAATAA
- the infC gene encoding translation initiation factor IF-3, with the protein MALGRPGMRGPRPPFKKKEPDHRINQHIRATEVRLVGENVEQGVYPIKQALAIADDLDLDLVEISPNANPPVCKVVDYSKFVYEQKKKLKEIKANAKQTVIKEIRFGPNTNEHDFDFKLKHAIKFLEAGEKVRAYVHFKGRAIVYKDRGEILLLKFAQALEEIGKVELLPKLEGKRMFITVAPKNPKNK; encoded by the coding sequence TTGGCATTAGGAAGACCAGGAATGAGAGGGCCGCGCCCTCCGTTTAAAAAGAAAGAACCCGATCATCGAATTAATCAACATATCAGAGCAACAGAAGTACGTCTGGTTGGTGAAAATGTAGAACAAGGGGTTTATCCAATTAAGCAAGCGTTGGCGATAGCCGATGATCTAGACCTTGATTTGGTTGAAATCTCTCCAAATGCAAATCCTCCCGTATGTAAAGTTGTTGATTACAGCAAATTTGTTTACGAACAAAAAAAGAAGCTAAAAGAAATTAAGGCGAATGCCAAGCAAACGGTTATTAAAGAAATTCGTTTTGGCCCTAATACGAACGAACACGACTTCGACTTCAAGCTTAAGCACGCAATCAAATTTTTGGAAGCAGGCGAGAAGGTTCGTGCTTATGTACATTTTAAAGGCCGAGCAATTGTATATAAAGACCGGGGAGAAATCCTTCTTTTAAAGTTTGCTCAGGCATTGGAGGAAATTGGTAAAGTGGAACTTCTTCCAAAATTGGAAGGTAAACGTATGTTTATTACCGTGGCTCCAAAAAATCCAAAAAACAAATAA
- the thrS gene encoding threonine--tRNA ligase: MIKITLPDGSFRQYEKGTTSLQIAQSISEGLARNVLAAEVDGQVWDATRSIEKDAHVRLLTWNDQDGKATFWHSSAHLMAEALEALYPGTKFGIGPAIETGFYYDVDFGDRNFSSDDFKKIEDKMLELARTKAVYVRQEVSKADAEAYFVEKGDEYKLDLIKDLEDGTITFYTQGNFTDLCRGPHIPNTGFIKAIKLTNVAGAYWRGDESRKQLTRIYGVTFPKAGELADYLKMIEEAKKRDHRKLGKELELFTFSEKVGMGLPLWLPKGAALRQKLIDFLQRAQIRSGYEPVITPHIGHKNLYVTSGHYEKYGADSFQPIKTPQEGEEFFLKPMNCPHHCEIYKTKPRSYKDLPVRFAEFGTVYRYEQSGELHGLTRVRGFTQDDAHLFCRPDQVKDEFKKVIDLVLYVFKALGFDSYTAQISLRDPENKSKYIGTEENWLLAEAAIVEAAEEKGLDTVVELGEAAFYGPKLDFMVKDALGRKWQLGTIQVDYNLPDRFELEYTGSDNQKHRPVMIHRAPFGSLERFVAVLIEHCAGEFPLWLIPEQFIVLPVSEKYEEYAKKLLESLNNTDIRGLIDLRDEKVGRKIRDAEVKKIPYMLIVGEKEVENGTVSVRKHGEGDLGSMTAEAFQTQLTKEITI; encoded by the coding sequence ATGATTAAAATTACACTTCCTGACGGTTCTTTCCGTCAGTATGAAAAAGGAACAACCTCCTTGCAAATTGCACAATCTATTTCTGAAGGTCTAGCCCGTAATGTCTTAGCTGCGGAGGTAGATGGCCAAGTATGGGACGCTACGAGATCAATTGAGAAAGATGCCCACGTACGTTTATTAACCTGGAATGACCAAGATGGTAAAGCAACTTTTTGGCATTCATCGGCTCACTTGATGGCGGAAGCTTTGGAAGCACTTTATCCGGGAACAAAATTTGGTATCGGTCCAGCTATTGAAACAGGGTTTTATTACGATGTCGATTTTGGTGACCGTAATTTTTCCTCAGATGATTTCAAAAAAATAGAGGATAAAATGTTGGAGCTTGCACGCACCAAGGCTGTTTATGTTAGGCAAGAGGTCTCTAAAGCAGATGCAGAAGCTTATTTTGTAGAGAAAGGTGATGAGTATAAGTTAGATCTGATTAAGGATCTTGAAGATGGCACGATCACTTTTTATACACAAGGTAATTTTACCGATCTCTGTAGAGGACCGCATATCCCAAATACAGGTTTTATCAAAGCTATTAAACTCACAAATGTAGCTGGCGCTTATTGGCGTGGCGATGAGAGTCGTAAGCAGCTCACAAGAATTTATGGTGTTACCTTTCCGAAAGCTGGGGAGTTGGCCGATTATCTTAAGATGATTGAAGAAGCTAAGAAGCGTGACCATCGTAAATTAGGAAAAGAGCTGGAGTTGTTTACATTTTCTGAAAAGGTTGGGATGGGACTGCCATTATGGCTGCCCAAAGGGGCAGCACTTCGGCAAAAGTTGATAGACTTTTTGCAAAGAGCGCAGATACGGTCGGGATATGAACCGGTGATTACACCACATATTGGGCATAAAAATCTATACGTTACATCTGGACACTACGAGAAATATGGAGCGGATTCTTTTCAGCCCATTAAAACACCACAGGAGGGGGAGGAGTTTTTCTTAAAACCAATGAATTGTCCTCATCATTGTGAAATTTATAAAACTAAACCACGTTCCTATAAAGATTTACCCGTGCGTTTTGCCGAGTTTGGAACAGTTTATCGTTATGAGCAAAGTGGAGAATTACACGGGTTAACCCGTGTAAGGGGCTTTACACAAGACGATGCCCATCTGTTTTGTAGGCCAGATCAGGTGAAAGACGAATTCAAAAAAGTAATCGATCTAGTACTCTATGTATTTAAGGCACTGGGATTTGATTCTTATACCGCGCAGATTTCGCTACGTGATCCAGAGAATAAATCAAAATATATTGGTACAGAAGAAAACTGGCTGCTCGCAGAAGCCGCAATTGTTGAAGCAGCAGAAGAAAAGGGATTAGATACAGTAGTTGAGCTTGGAGAGGCTGCTTTCTATGGTCCTAAGCTGGATTTTATGGTGAAAGATGCCCTTGGACGGAAATGGCAATTGGGAACTATTCAGGTAGATTATAACCTGCCGGACCGCTTTGAACTGGAATACACCGGAAGTGATAATCAAAAACATCGTCCTGTAATGATACATCGTGCGCCTTTCGGTTCATTGGAGCGCTTTGTAGCTGTGCTTATTGAGCACTGTGCAGGGGAGTTCCCATTATGGCTTATACCTGAGCAGTTTATTGTATTGCCAGTGTCAGAAAAGTACGAAGAATATGCGAAAAAACTTTTAGAATCACTAAATAATACCGATATTCGCGGGTTGATTGATTTGCGAGATGAAAAAGTTGGAAGGAAGATCCGTGACGCTGAAGTAAAAAAGATACCTTACATGCTTATAGTGGGTGAAAAAGAGGTGGAGAATGGCACGGTTTCTGTGCGAAAACATGGCGAAGGCGACCTTGGCAGTATGACTGCGGAAGCTTTCCAAACGCAATTAACAAAGGAAATAACTATTTAA
- a CDS encoding OmpA family protein, translated as MVKLGGHADSIGPYVYNWHLSKSRADEVKSYLVSKGVDETRISSTEFGNTQPIASNETAEGRQKNRRVEIEVVE; from the coding sequence ATTGTAAAGTTAGGTGGACATGCCGATTCGATTGGCCCTTATGTTTACAATTGGCATTTATCAAAATCGAGAGCAGATGAAGTGAAATCGTATCTCGTAAGTAAGGGCGTTGATGAAACGAGAATTTCATCCACTGAATTCGGAAACACGCAACCTATTGCTTCCAATGAAACAGCAGAAGGACGACAAAAAAATCGGCGTGTAGAGATAGAGGTCGTAGAATAA
- a CDS encoding DUF1080 domain-containing protein, giving the protein MIQKTMKMAAIAALAIGVSSCNSNSGDQQDGDVDLTETAATAEEWIDLFDGESLTGWHGYNKTESVNNWEVQDGALACTGKGNKEDFGGDLVSDREFGNFELEWEWKIAKEGNSGVMYHVVEEAKYKAPYETGPEYQMIDDEGFPEKIEDWQKTGANYAMNPADEDQTEVKPVGEWNTSKIVYNDGHVEHWLNGKKVVEFEEGTEEWEQEKSAGKWKDFPDYKITDHGKIALQDHGDSAWFRNIRIKEL; this is encoded by the coding sequence ATGATACAGAAAACAATGAAAATGGCTGCAATAGCGGCGTTGGCTATAGGTGTGAGTTCATGTAATTCTAATAGCGGTGATCAACAGGATGGCGACGTAGATTTGACGGAAACGGCGGCCACTGCAGAAGAATGGATCGACCTTTTTGATGGTGAAAGTTTGACAGGCTGGCATGGCTACAACAAAACAGAATCGGTAAATAACTGGGAAGTACAGGATGGTGCATTAGCGTGTACAGGTAAAGGGAATAAAGAGGACTTTGGCGGCGATCTGGTAAGCGATCGGGAATTTGGAAATTTCGAATTGGAATGGGAATGGAAAATTGCGAAAGAAGGTAACTCCGGTGTAATGTATCACGTAGTGGAAGAAGCGAAATACAAAGCGCCATACGAAACAGGACCCGAGTATCAAATGATTGATGACGAAGGGTTCCCTGAAAAAATTGAAGATTGGCAGAAAACAGGAGCAAACTATGCGATGAATCCTGCCGATGAAGACCAGACAGAAGTAAAACCCGTGGGTGAATGGAACACCAGTAAAATTGTATATAACGATGGCCATGTAGAACATTGGCTCAATGGTAAAAAAGTGGTGGAATTTGAAGAAGGCACTGAAGAATGGGAGCAGGAAAAATCAGCAGGTAAATGGAAAGATTTTCCTGATTATAAAATAACTGATCATGGTAAAATAGCACTGCAAGATCACGGCGATAGTGCTTGGTTCAGAAATATACGTATTAAGGAATTGTAA